In Sporocytophaga myxococcoides, the genomic window TTCATCTTGTAGATCGTTCCGATGTTTACATCAGTATAGGTAATAGTAGTAAGGTATTTGCCGGTCTGCTGATAATGATGGTAGTTTGTTTGTTCTATACCTTTTCCGACAATGGATATTTCTCCACTTTTTACATTATCAACATTTGTAAGATACTCTGTCGATACAGTTGAACTTCCTTCAGAACGAACAGATAATACATAGGCTCCTGTTGATGCCACATCAGGGAGGTCATCTTTTTTCTCTCTGCAAGAAGTTAAAAATATAGCAGCATAGGTCAGACCTATACCCCAGAGTAATAATTGTTTTTTCATGGTAAAAATTTATTTAATGGTTTATGGTTTACTAATGAAATAGCGAAGTTTGACATAAAATGCCCTGCCAGGTTTTTGAAGTTTGAAATTATCGTACAATTGTGCATCAAAAATATTGTTACAATCCGCACTGATATTATAGCGTCCGTTTTTCAGAGAGTAAGAAATATATGCTGCATGGGAAGTCTGTCTTGGAATTCTAAGTTTAGTATCTCTTCTTCCATATATTTCCCATTTCAGGAAATATTCTTCAACAAAAGCAAAACGATAGCCCAGGGATAGCTGATCGTGTGAACAGATAATTTTTCTGTTCTGAACTGATATATCTGCGTTACCAAAAAGATTTGGGATGTTAGGTACTTTCGTAAGATAAGATTCCAATTGATTGCCATGCCCATCATATTGAACAAGACTTAAGGTATTTTGCCAGGTACCATTTAAAGAAAGACGTAAAAAGTTTTTGTATTCATAAAGAATGTCGGCATCAAATCCTGTTACCTCTATAGCAGCTTCATTGATAACTTCAGTAGTTATAGTTATCACTTGGGTTCGGATAAAGTCCTTGGCACGTCTGTACAAGAATCCTCCTTCCAGTATAATTTTATGGGAAAGCTTGGTATTTAAACGGTAGCTTAATCCTAAGTTGAAATTTTTACTTTTCTCTGTTTTTATGTGCGGATTTCCTTCCAGATTTACTCCATCTCCGAAATATTCCCATCCTTCAGGTAATCGAAAGGAGTTTTCGTAGGACGCGTAGGCTTTCAGTCCTCGAGATATTGTCCATTGTGAAGCTAGTCCCCATCCTGTATGCTGACGGTTTAGCTCTTTTATTTTCCAGGAATCGGCAACGAATTTGTCAGATATATAATAGGAAGCACCGTTTTGGAGATATTGCTTGGCAAAGACAGAAAAAGTTAATTTCTCTTCCCAGTCAAAACGATAGCCCAAACCTAGTATGGATTTGCTCACAACTTGAGGATGCCGATACCTCATGTTGGTCGGATCTATTTCATCATGGCCTTTGCGATCAAAGCGATTAAAGGTATAGTTAGCAACCAGTGAATGATGTTCGGAAATCAGATAACTCAGGTTTGCAGTAGCCAGCATCAGATTATTGCTATAGCGATACATAGTTAATGTGTTTTCTCCTCTGTTTGCCTTGTACCCTATGGTGCCATTCCACGAATATGTCCGGGCAGTTGCTGTATCAATGGTTTGGTCATGACCGAAGTTGTAAGAAGCGTAGGTGCTTAAACTCAATCCTTTTACAATAAGGTTTTTCTTTTGATATTTGAATGTAGGCATCAAGGTAGAACTCAGTTGTCTGCGTTCTCCATAGACCCTTTCCATAGTTGCTCCAGTTTGTATTTCTTTATCACTGCCGGATGCTATGAATCCAAATAATAATTGATCTACATATTTTTTATCAAGCAGACCAACTTCAAAAATCGCTGATTTGGAATCATAGGTATCATGAAATCTTCTGACTCGAATTTTATTTCCTGTAATAGTGTATCCATTTACGACTTCATCTACATCAACCCAATAATTGTTGTCTGAGTAATTCTGAAAGAGGTTTGCGCGGACAGTGAGGCCTGTTGCAGAGTCTGTAATAGCAAAGTTTACAGAGGTTCGATGTGTATTAAATGAACCGTATGAATACGATACATCAAGGAAATTTCTGGATTTTTTATCGGTGACTATATTTATTGCGCCTCCCAATGCGTCAGAACCTAGCCAGACAGGTACTACACCTTTATAGATTTCTATTCTGTCGGCTAGATTGATTGGGATATTGTTTAATGTAAGTGAAGATCCGAAGTTCTCCATTGGGATTTCATCCAGAAAGAAGCGCACCTGATTGCTAGTAAACCCATTAAGAGAGAAACTAAATCCTGAACCAAGCCCTCCGTCTTCTCTTATTCTAACGCCGGTAGTAGTTCCCAGCACCTGATTAAGATCACTTGTTCTGTTGGAGAAATTCTTTGTTTGTATAACATTGACATTAAAGCCGCTCTCTTTAATCTTCCTGGCTTCACTTTTGCCGGTTACGACCACTTCATCCAGTGAATGCGGCTCGGGGCTAAGGGTAAAATTAATATTAAGAGCTGCGGTAT contains:
- a CDS encoding TonB-dependent receptor is translated as MKSYFLAFLNIYFFLSGACFGQGDNCKVTGRVLTVTGEPIPYATIVTDPLQLGSMSDPNGTFTIERVPFGTFSIQARAIGFMPYSITITVKDTAALNINFTLSPEPHSLDEVVVTGKSEARKIKESGFNVNVIQTKNFSNRTSDLNQVLGTTTGVRIREDGGLGSGFSFSLNGFTSNQVRFFLDEIPMENFGSSLTLNNIPINLADRIEIYKGVVPVWLGSDALGGAINIVTDKKSRNFLDVSYSYGSFNTHRTSVNFAITDSATGLTVRANLFQNYSDNNYWVDVDEVVNGYTITGNKIRVRRFHDTYDSKSAIFEVGLLDKKYVDQLLFGFIASGSDKEIQTGATMERVYGERRQLSSTLMPTFKYQKKNLIVKGLSLSTYASYNFGHDQTIDTATARTYSWNGTIGYKANRGENTLTMYRYSNNLMLATANLSYLISEHHSLVANYTFNRFDRKGHDEIDPTNMRYRHPQVVSKSILGLGYRFDWEEKLTFSVFAKQYLQNGASYYISDKFVADSWKIKELNRQHTGWGLASQWTISRGLKAYASYENSFRLPEGWEYFGDGVNLEGNPHIKTEKSKNFNLGLSYRLNTKLSHKIILEGGFLYRRAKDFIRTQVITITTEVINEAAIEVTGFDADILYEYKNFLRLSLNGTWQNTLSLVQYDGHGNQLESYLTKVPNIPNLFGNADISVQNRKIICSHDQLSLGYRFAFVEEYFLKWEIYGRRDTKLRIPRQTSHAAYISYSLKNGRYNISADCNNIFDAQLYDNFKLQKPGRAFYVKLRYFISKP